The segment GATCATGGGCCACAGGGGGTGCTCGCTCATGCGTGGATGGTAGCGGGCGGGCGGCCCGTGGCAGGCACGCCCCCTGCCCGGCCCGGTAAGGGGATCGGGCTTTAGGGTCGAGGGCATGACGGAACGGATCATGGCCCCCGGGACTCCTGACTGTCGCAGCGCCGGACGGTACCTGTGGTGGCTGGTCACGAGCCAGCGCGGCAGGATCGCCGCCGGCGCGGTCCTGGGCAGTGCCTGGATGGTCTGCATGACGCTGCCGCCGTACATCCTGTCGCGCGCCATCGACGACGGGCTGACGCCGGGACGCTGGGACGCGCTGGCCGGATGGGTCGGCGCCGTGGTGGGGATCGGGGTGCTGAACGCCTGGCTGGCCATCATGCGCCACCGCACGATGACCAGGGTCCGGATGGACGCCGCCTTCCGCACCGCACAGGTCGTGGCCCGGCACGCGACGCGGCTGGGCGCGACGCTCTCGCGCAAGGTCACGGCCGGGGAAGTGGTCACGATCGGGTTCGGTGACGCCGGGTTGATCGCCCACGCGCTGACCATCACCGGCCCCGGCGTCGGTTCGGTCCTCGCCTACGTCGTCGTGGCCGCGCTGCTGCTGGCCGTCTCGCCGCTGCTCGCCGCGGTGGTGCTGCTCGGCGTGCCGCTGCTCGCGGTGCTGCTCGGCCCGCTGATGGGACGGCTGAGCGGCGCCGAGACGGCGTACCGGGCGCGGCAGGGGGAGCTGGCCGCCCGGTTCGGGGACATCGCCGCGGGCCTGCGGGTCCTGAACGGCATCGGCGGCAAGGAGGTGTACGCCGAGCGCTACCGGCGCGGCTCGCGTGAGCTCCAGGAGAAGGGCTACCAGGTGGGTGCGGTGACCAGCTGGATCCAGGCTCTGGGAGTCGGCCTGCCCACGCTGTTCCTCGGCGCCGTGACCTGGCTGGCGGCCCGGATGGCGGCGCAGGGGGACATCACCACGGGGGAACTGGTGGCCGTCTACGGCTATGCCGCCGTGCTGGTGCTGCCGGTCACGTTCTTCATCGAGGGCAGCTACGGTCTCAACCGCGGCCTCGTCGCAGCCCGCAGGGTCGTTCGCCTGCTGACCCTGGAGCCCGACGTCACGAGCGGGGACGCGCGCCTGGACCCGCCCGCCTCACCGTCGGTCCTGCGCGATCCCGGCTCCGGCGTCGAGATCGCGCCGGGCGAGCTGGCCGCGCTGGTCAGCGCCAGGCCGGGGGAGTCCGCGGCGGTGCTCGACCGGCTCGGCGGGTTCACCGGATCGGACGTGACCTGGGGTGCGGTCCGCCTCGGCGACATCGACCGGGCGCGGGTGCGTGAGCGGATCCTGGTGGCGGACAACGAGGCGGACCTGTTCGCGGGCACGCTGCGCGACGTCATCGCGGGCAGCGCGGACCCTGACGAGGCGGCCGTCGAGCGGGCGGTCCACGCGGCCATGGCCGAGGACGTCGTACGCGGGCTGCCGGACGGGCTCGATTCGCCCATCGACCCTCAGGGCCGCAACCTGTCCGGCGGGCAGCGGCAGCGCGTACGCCTGGCCCGGGCACTGGTGGCCGAGCCCGAGATCCTCCTCGCGGCCGAACCCACCTCGGCCGTGGACGCCCACACCGAGGCCACCATCGCGGCCCGCCTGCGTGCCGCCCGCGAGGGCCGCGCCACGGCGGTCACCACGACCTCGCCACTCGTACTGGACCAGGCCGACACCGTGTACTACCTGGTGGACGGGTCCGTCGCGGCGGCGGGCAGCCACCGCGACCTGCTGCGCGACCATCCCGGCTACCGCCTGCTGGTGTCCCGCGACACGGACGACCCGGACGACCCGGGTGGCCCGGCGGACACCGGACGCCCGGAGGCTCCGGACGACCCGGGCCACCCGCAGGACCCGAGCGACCTGGACAGCGAGACCGGCGCCCGGCCCGAGGAGGCCCTCCGATGAGCACTCCGTCCGCCGCCGGGTCCCTGCCCGTCGCCGAGCCCTCCCGGGTCCGCCGGGCCGCGCTCCGGCTGATCCGCCTCGACGGCCGCGCCTTCGCCGCCGTGATCGCACTCAACGCGCTGGCCGCCGGGGCCGGACTGGTCGGCCCGTGGCTGCTCGGCCGCATCGTCGACGAGGTCAAGGCCGGTGCCGGGGTCGGCGCCGTGGACCGGCTGGCCCTGGTCATCCTCGCCTTCGCCCTGGTCCAGCTCCTGCTGTCGCGCTACGCGAGCTACCTCGGCCACCGTTTCGGCGAGCGTACGCTGGCCCGCGTCCGCGAGCAGTTCGCCGACAGGGCGCTCGCCCTGCCCGCCTCGGTGATCGAGCGCGCCGGCACGGGCGACCTGACCACCCGCGGCACCGCGGACGTGGCGGCCGTCGGAACCACGCTGCGGGACGCCGGTCCCGAGGTGCTCATCGCCGCGGTCCAGGCCGCGTTCATCCTGGGCGCGGTCTTCACCCTCGACCCGCTCCTGGGCGCGTGCGGCGTGCTCGGCCTGCTGGGCATCTGGTTCGCCGCCCGCTGGTACCTGCGCCGCGCGGTCACCGCGTACCTGGACGAGGGGGCGGCCAACTCGGCACTCGCCGAGCAGCTGGCCGCCACCACCACCGGCGCCCGCACCGTCGAGGCCCTCGGGCTCGAGCGCCGCCGCCTCGAGGCGTGCCGGCAGGCCGTCGAGGAGTGCCGCAGGACCCGTACCCGCACGCTGTTCCTGCGCAGCGTGCTCTTCCCGATCGTGGACGTCTCGTACGTCATCCCGGTGGCCGGCGTCCTGCTGATCGGCGGCGTCATGACGCAGGGCGGCGGCATGACCCTGGGAACGGTCGTCGCCGCGGCCCTCTACCTGCGGCAGCTGTCCCACCCGCTGGACACCGTCCTGTTCCATCTGGAGAACCTGCAGAGCAGCAGCGCCTCGTTCGCCCGGGTCGAGGGCCTCGCCCTGGCCTCGCGGCAGGAACCGGCGGGCGCGGGCCCGTCCGTGCCGGCCTCGGACCGGCTCGAGGTCGCCGGCGCGCACTACGCCTACGACAGCGGCCCCGACGTCCTGCGCGGGGTGGACCTGACCGTCCAGCCCGGCGAACGCCTGGCGATCGTCGGGCCGTCCGGCGCGGGCAAGACCACGCTCGGCAGGCTCCTGGCGGGCGTGGACCGGCCCCGCGCCGGCACCGTCACCGTGGGCGGCGTGCCCGTCGCCGACCTCGACCCCGACCGGCTGCGCGAGCGCGTCATCCTCGTCACCCAGGAGCACCACGTCTTCCTCGGCACGGTACGGGACAACCTCCGCATCGCCGCCCCCTCCGCCACCGACGCCGACCTGCACGCGGCACTCACCGCCGTCGGCGCCGACTGGATCGGCGACCTCCCGGACGGCCTGGACACCGACCTGGGCCCCGGAGGCCACCGCCTGGACGGCGCGCAGACGCAGCAGGTGGCCCTGGCCCGCGTGGTGCTCGCCGACCCCCACACGCTGATCCTCGACGAGGCCACCGCGCTCCTCGACCCGGGAACGGCCCGCCACACCGAACGGGCCCTGGCCGCCGTGCTCGCCGGCCGGACCGTCATCGCCATCGCCCACCGGCTGCAGACCGCGCACGACGCCGACCGGGTGGCGGTCATGCAGGACGGCCGGCTCACCGAGCTCGGGACGCACCACGACCTCGTCGCGGCGGGTGGCACGTATGCCGCCCTCTGGCATTCGTGGCACGGGGACTGAGGGGTCAGGCCGTACGGGACGTGATCGCCCGGTCGGGGCGCAGGGCCAGCAGCACCCCGAGCGTGGCGTACCCGATGACCAGGTGGCCGCCGCCGATCAACTGCGCCAGCTGCTCGCCGACCAGGATGTAGCTGGGGACGGTCACGACCGCCCAGCTCTCGGCGAGCAGCGGCCACCAGCGCAGCGGCCCGCGCCACCGCCCGGCGGCGGCCAGCTTGACGCTGATCGCGGCCATGCCCAGCATCGACAGCGGCCAGCAGAGGTCCATGGGCGACAGCCACGGCGCGTCCTTGAGGCCGTCCGGCAGGAGCCCGTGCAGCAGCGACCACACACTGGCCACGCCGAGCACCGCCGCCTCGAGCCTGAGCGCCACCGCGGCGGCCCGCGAGGTGCCGATCGCCTGCGTCTTCATCTGCACCCAGAGCAGGCAGAAGATGCCGAGCTGGAACACCAGACCGGTCAGGTCCACGACCCGCTCGCCCACGCCGACGCCTTTCGTGCCGAAGACGAAGATGGCCGCCGCCCAGGTCAGCGCGCCGACCGTGTGGCCGACAGCCCGCACATCGGGGTCGTCATGCTGACCATGTCGGAGGAGGACGCCACCCTGTTCGCCGCGATGCGCGCCGGGGCGCGCGGCTTCCTGCTCAAAGGCGCGAACCAGGCCGAGATCGTCCGCGCCATCCAGGCCGTCTCCCACGGCGAGGCCATCTTCGGGCCGGCGATCGCGCGCCGCGTGACCGAGTTCTTCACGGCGCCGCCGCCTTCGGACGACACCGCGTTCCCCCAGCTCACGCCGCGCGAGCGGGAGATCCTCGCGTTGATCGCCGCCGGCCGGTCGAACCCGCAGATCGCCTCCGAGCTGTTCCTGTCGCCGAAGACCGTGCGCAACAACGTCTCCAACATCTTCGCCAAGCTGCACGTCGCCGACCGCACCGAGGCGATCATCCGCGCCCGGGACGCGGGGCTCGCCCGGTGAACCCCGATACTGGGGAAGATCGCCCATCGACCACCCAGGGAGGCCGAGCCGTGCCGGAGACCCTGCTGCGTAACGTCTTCCACGTCGCGGCGCCGCCGTCCGCGGTGCTCGTGCACCTGAGCGAGCCGTCGAGTTACGTGGGCCTGTCGCCGCTCGTGGTGGAGGTGCGGGACGTGCGGCGGGAGCCGGGACTGTCCCGGTTCGTGTCGGTGGAGCGCTTCCGTTCCTGGGGTTCCTGAGGTACGACAACCTGATCGAGGTGACGCTGCGCGCCTCTCGCGAGGGCGTCGAGGGCGAGGTGGACAGTCCCGGCGGGGTGCGGCTGGGCTACCGGTTCCGGCTGGCCGCCGAGGGCGAGGGGACCGAGGTGGAGGACGTGCTGACGGTGCGGGCGACGTTCGGGCCCCTGCTCCGGTACGCCGCCCGCAAGGCCAGGGAGGTGCAGCTCGCCCGGGCGCAGGTCCTCGCGGAACGCGCCCGGACGCTCTGAGCGCTCTCCGGCCGGGTCAGGACGGCGTGACCGGGCGGAACGAGCTGTCCGCGCGGAACAGGGCCGTGTCCTCGGCCTTGTCCAGGCGGAGCCGGTCGTCGCTGCGGCGGACGAACCGGCCGGGGTGGTTGACCGACTCCAGCCGTACCGACCCTCCGGCCGTGCTCTGTCAGCGGGGAGGGCGGGCAGCACGGCGGCGCCCGCCTCCACGGTGGCGGCCGCCTTCAGCACGCTTCGGCGGGAGGGCTGCGTGGTCGTGGAAGTCCTTTCCCAGGAGTCACTCTCGTCACAGGAGACGGACGCGGGCGGCGCGGATAACGGAAATCTCAGACCCGGCTGCGCTGCGGCACCCGCGCCGGGTCCACGGCCCTGGTGACGTACTGCGGGACGGGGGCGCGGTCGTCGCCCGTGTCGCGGGTCAGGCCGTAGCGCAGGATGCCCCTGGCCGGGTCGGGCCTGGCGGAGATGTCGTCCCAGACCTCCTTCCACGTCCTGGGCGCGACGGTGAGGTCGATGTCGGTGCCGCTCTCGTTGTTGTGCAGGGTGACGGCGCCGTCGAGGTAGTAGAACTCGTTCTGCCACATCTGCTGGTGGCCGCCGGGCAGCCGCACGAAGCCGGTCTCGGGCGAGCCCATCCACGTGACGCCGGGCGCCTGCTCGTCGTCCATGCGCCGGCCGCCGCCCGAGGCGACGTGGAACAGCTTGCCCTTCAGGCCGGTCCAGGTGGCGGGCAGGAAGAGGCCGACCCGGTTGCGGTAGAGGATGCCCCACCGGACCTGGACGTAGCCTCTGCCGGTGATGGTGACGTAGTCGCCCCTGTGCGTGATCGACGGGGCGCCGCCGTACCTGGAGTACCCGTGCCGGCCGCCGATCTTGACCGTGCCGGCGGGGCGGTGGGGGAGCGGGGCCGGGGGCCGGTTCCTGGGCGGGGCCTGGTCGGCCGCGTCCACCGTCCGCCCGTACGGGCTCCGCGTCTTCGCAGGCGTCTTCGCGGGCGTCTTCCTGGGCGGACGCGGCGAGGAGACGGGTGCGGACGACGCGATCACCACTGTGGCCCGCCGGGGTGGGGTCTCGGGGCGCAGGGTCTGGACGACGACCACGCCTCCGGCCATCAGCGTGGCGCCGGCCGCGGTGACCGCGATCGGCTTGGCGGCCAGCGCGGAACCCGCCGCGGCCTTGCCCTTGGCCAGCAGGCCGCCCTTGAGCACCGGCGCGGCGGCCGTACGAGCGGCTTCGAGCAGGCCCGCCGCGATGCCCGCGGGGACGGCGACCAGCCCGAGCCCGGCCAGCAGCCGTTCGGCGGGCACCAGGTCGGCGAGGCGGCCGGCGCAGGCGCGGCAGTCGCGCACATGCCGGGACAGCCGCTTGCGCCACAGGTCGGACGGCACGCCGTTCCAGGCCGCCGCCGCGGCGGCCAGGTCGGGACAGCGGGGCTGGGCCGCGAGCGCGCGCACGACCGCGCGGGCCGTCTCCAGCCGGCCCTTGGTGCGCTGGACGCGTACGGCGGCATGCTGCTCGCTCGTCCCCAGCGCGGCGGCCAGCTCGGCCCGGGTCAGTTCGCCCGCCACCTCCATCCACCACAGCGCGAGCACCTCGCGGTCGTCGGCGTCGAGCCAGCGGGTGGCCTCCGCGGCCTCCTTGCGCTGCCCGGACAGGCCGAGGCGGGTGACGGTGAGCGCGGCGAAGTCGGAGGCCGCGTCGGCCAGACCCAGCGCCTCGTCCAGGCCGAGGGCGGCGGTCCTGGCATGCCGCCACTCGCGTACCTGGTTCATGGCGATGGCGACGATCCACGAGCGGAAGCTCCCCGGGTCGCGCAGCCCGGACACGCCGGCCACGACCCTGGCCATCGTCTCCTGCACGACGTCGTCCACGTCAGGGTGGCCGTCCATGGCCCGCCCGGCGATGTTGTACACGAGCGGCAGGTGGCTCCTGACCAGCTTGTCGATCGCGTCGCGATCGCCTTTCCCGGCCGCGAGCACTGTCTCGACGTCGTACGCCGGCCGCGCGTGCATCCATCACCTCGAACCTGTGAGCTTCAAACGGCACAAAGCGTGCATTGTTCCATCTGTCGCCCACAGAACGTCAACGCCCGCCTCGCGCTGGGCGTCGGCGGCCGGCCGGCTAGCGCCGGCGGACCGCGGTGAGCACCCCGTCGCCCAGCTCGATCAGCCGCACGGCGAAGTCCCCGTGGGCCGCCACCAGCTC is part of the Nonomuraea helvata genome and harbors:
- a CDS encoding ABC transporter ATP-binding protein, with product MTERIMAPGTPDCRSAGRYLWWLVTSQRGRIAAGAVLGSAWMVCMTLPPYILSRAIDDGLTPGRWDALAGWVGAVVGIGVLNAWLAIMRHRTMTRVRMDAAFRTAQVVARHATRLGATLSRKVTAGEVVTIGFGDAGLIAHALTITGPGVGSVLAYVVVAALLLAVSPLLAAVVLLGVPLLAVLLGPLMGRLSGAETAYRARQGELAARFGDIAAGLRVLNGIGGKEVYAERYRRGSRELQEKGYQVGAVTSWIQALGVGLPTLFLGAVTWLAARMAAQGDITTGELVAVYGYAAVLVLPVTFFIEGSYGLNRGLVAARRVVRLLTLEPDVTSGDARLDPPASPSVLRDPGSGVEIAPGELAALVSARPGESAAVLDRLGGFTGSDVTWGAVRLGDIDRARVRERILVADNEADLFAGTLRDVIAGSADPDEAAVERAVHAAMAEDVVRGLPDGLDSPIDPQGRNLSGGQRQRVRLARALVAEPEILLAAEPTSAVDAHTEATIAARLRAAREGRATAVTTTSPLVLDQADTVYYLVDGSVAAAGSHRDLLRDHPGYRLLVSRDTDDPDDPGGPADTGRPEAPDDPGHPQDPSDLDSETGARPEEALR
- a CDS encoding ABC transporter ATP-binding protein, which produces MSTPSAAGSLPVAEPSRVRRAALRLIRLDGRAFAAVIALNALAAGAGLVGPWLLGRIVDEVKAGAGVGAVDRLALVILAFALVQLLLSRYASYLGHRFGERTLARVREQFADRALALPASVIERAGTGDLTTRGTADVAAVGTTLRDAGPEVLIAAVQAAFILGAVFTLDPLLGACGVLGLLGIWFAARWYLRRAVTAYLDEGAANSALAEQLAATTTGARTVEALGLERRRLEACRQAVEECRRTRTRTLFLRSVLFPIVDVSYVIPVAGVLLIGGVMTQGGGMTLGTVVAAALYLRQLSHPLDTVLFHLENLQSSSASFARVEGLALASRQEPAGAGPSVPASDRLEVAGAHYAYDSGPDVLRGVDLTVQPGERLAIVGPSGAGKTTLGRLLAGVDRPRAGTVTVGGVPVADLDPDRLRERVILVTQEHHVFLGTVRDNLRIAAPSATDADLHAALTAVGADWIGDLPDGLDTDLGPGGHRLDGAQTQQVALARVVLADPHTLILDEATALLDPGTARHTERALAAVLAGRTVIAIAHRLQTAHDADRVAVMQDGRLTELGTHHDLVAAGGTYAALWHSWHGD
- a CDS encoding response regulator transcription factor is translated as MADSPHIGVVMLTMSEEDATLFAAMRAGARGFLLKGANQAEIVRAIQAVSHGEAIFGPAIARRVTEFFTAPPPSDDTAFPQLTPREREILALIAAGRSNPQIASELFLSPKTVRNNVSNIFAKLHVADRTEAIIRARDAGLAR
- a CDS encoding AbfB domain-containing protein; the protein is MESVNHPGRFVRRSDDRLRLDKAEDTALFRADSSFRPVTPS
- a CDS encoding sigma-70 family RNA polymerase sigma factor produces the protein MHARPAYDVETVLAAGKGDRDAIDKLVRSHLPLVYNIAGRAMDGHPDVDDVVQETMARVVAGVSGLRDPGSFRSWIVAIAMNQVREWRHARTAALGLDEALGLADAASDFAALTVTRLGLSGQRKEAAEATRWLDADDREVLALWWMEVAGELTRAELAAALGTSEQHAAVRVQRTKGRLETARAVVRALAAQPRCPDLAAAAAAWNGVPSDLWRKRLSRHVRDCRACAGRLADLVPAERLLAGLGLVAVPAGIAAGLLEAARTAAAPVLKGGLLAKGKAAAGSALAAKPIAVTAAGATLMAGGVVVVQTLRPETPPRRATVVIASSAPVSSPRPPRKTPAKTPAKTRSPYGRTVDAADQAPPRNRPPAPLPHRPAGTVKIGGRHGYSRYGGAPSITHRGDYVTITGRGYVQVRWGILYRNRVGLFLPATWTGLKGKLFHVASGGGRRMDDEQAPGVTWMGSPETGFVRLPGGHQQMWQNEFYYLDGAVTLHNNESGTDIDLTVAPRTWKEVWDDISARPDPARGILRYGLTRDTGDDRAPVPQYVTRAVDPARVPQRSRV